In the Chlorocebus sabaeus isolate Y175 unplaced genomic scaffold, mChlSab1.0.hap1 unalloc_scaffold_620, whole genome shotgun sequence genome, ctgtgaaatagaaatcGTCATTTCTATTTAACAACAAAGTGTTACTGTATAACTGATATTTCATATGACTCTAACCACCAACAGGGTGGGGCACCCTCTCCATTTGATAGAAACTTTGGAACCAAAATCTCTGCCAGAGCTATGGAGTGGATCACTGCGAAACTCAAGGAGGCCTGGGGCAGAGGTAAGGGGTCCGCGGAGGGAGGCCGTCTGCCTTGGTGAAAATGCTGTCCTATCGGGGAGAAGTAGGGTATACTGGTTCCTTCTTCAGTCCAGTACTGAGCTGCGTGTGATGTTCTAACTCCTGCTGGTCTCTGAGCGTTGCTATTTAACCAACCTTGGATTCCTGGGATAAGGTCAGCTTGGGCGTGGGTAACATGTTCTCTTTTATCACTGCTAGATTCAACCTGAAGTTCTTTTGTGCAGGCTTTTTGCTCTGGAGATCTTGAGCATCAGCCCGCAGTTTCCCTCACAGTTTAAGTGGGGCCTTCTATTTTTTGGATGTATGTTAGGACAACCTCCTTGCAACTCCATCTGTCAGAACTTCCAGTTTTGAGGAAGATTTGGCTGCTGAATGAATTGTTCATGTTTGTAGAACTATGCATGTTTTTCCTTAAATCAGTTTTGTAAGTTACATATTCTAACAAATCTTTAGAtaaactgaaaagttttaaaaaacatgacattttgtaTAATACAATTGTTAATTGTTCCAATGTGGCTGGTCCCCACTCATTCCTGAGTGGCTGTTTGTGCCAGCATCTTTCTTGCCCCCACCCCCCTCAGCTTTCTTCAGTCATACCAGGTGTGTGCTTTTTTAGGGCAAACCATTATCACTGCCAATGTGCAACGTAGAAGAATGACAGTCTACAAAAAACAGTGATGTGAACAGTTTCAATTGGTTTGTCTTTTTGAAGAACTGACTGATTCTTTCTACATcgattttcttttgctaatttagCTATGGATGTTTctcactcctctgtgtgtgtattcgTGGGCATCAATTTCTTAAGGTAATTTCCCTATTCCACTATTTAGTGAAAAATTCTCTCcactgagaggaaaaacaaaagctgctttccaggaaGCCCATCAGGGCGATCCCAcaagagcagagctgcccaggccAGGCGCTGGCCACACTGTGCAGTTGTTCTCAGCTGTTCTCGGCCGTTCTTGGCcattctcagcctcccccaggctTCCAGGCCAGGTTCAGGATGGTTGCCAGGAATCTCACTTCTCATCTCGCCCCATGATTCTGCTCTCCCACCTGCCCATGTGACAGGGTGgtgttaatcttttttaaaatcttttataggaaaaaaatttaccacCGATGATTCCGTTTGTGTGCTGggaataagcaaaagaaacctTATTTTTCAACCTGTGGCAGAGCTGAAGAAGCAAACGGATTTTGAGTAAGTTGGGGTCTTATTGCCTTAGCAAACCCAGCCAACGTGAGTACAGGACAGGAGAATGGCCATTGCTGTTGCTTTCGGCAACTCATTCAGGGGTTTGAGGAACTAGATTTTCTGAAGCTCAGTTAAAAAATACtaggtcttggccaggcatggcggctcacacctataatcccagcactttgggaggcctaggtgggtggatcacaaggtcaagagatcaagaccagcctggcccacatggtgaaaccccatctctactaaaaatacaaaaattagccaggtgtggtggtgtacacctgtagtcccagctactcaggaggctgagacaggagaaatcgcctgaacctgggaggcagaggttgcagtgagctgagaccgcacctctgctctccagcctggggacagagcgagactctgtctcaaaagaacaacaataagaaaCCACCACTAGGTCTTTGggaagaatttttagaaatataaaagcaatggtTTCATTTGACCCTGAAATTGGCTTTATTATCTAGTTGATTCAGCCGACCCTACAAACCCCGTGTTTCTGGCAAGACGGCTCACTGTGCTGGCCGTGGCatctcccagcctcactgctgtccccccatccctccacaggcacaggattcccaaagaacagtggtggctcaagctgCGGCCCCTCATGAAGATCCTGGCCAAGTACATGGACAACTATGATGTGTCGGACTCAGGCCAGCTAGAGCACGTGCAGCCCAGCCCTGGAGCGTCTGACCCAGTCCTGCCTGCATGTACCTGCAACCTGGACTCACCGTGgaccatctgtttttgtaacacTTAAGTTATTTATCAGCACTTTCTGAAAGTATTTATTGACATTAATACCTAACAAGCAAGCACCTGTCACCGACCGTGTGCCCCACCAGCTCCAGTGCGTGCTGTCTGGACTGTGTCTCATGCTTTCAGATGTGTGTATTAAACGTTTGCCTACAACTCCAACAGTCCtccgttttagttttttaagtagGAGATTAAAACCTCAATCTATGGGTGGCTACTAATGGTTTTCTCAGCACTTTTGTGggcaaagattataaaaatatttttagtagggatcaCTGAACTATGCACAAGTCATAAAAGGAGAACAAAGCCAGTAGTTTACACAGGCCAAGGGGAATGCCATGTTTATTGCCATGTGTCAGTTTCCAACCACAGCAGCAGGCCAGGACCCTGGGCCTTGACCCCAGGCTCCTGCTCTccttagaaagtaaaagagaacacATGAATCTTACCTACTCGGCCTCTTGATTGCAATCCTAGCTGCATGTTAAAACCACCAAGGTGGGGGTTTGAAAAATCTGATAGCCAGTTTCTCGTCCAGTCCAAGCCACGGTCCTTGCTGGGACCTAATTTGGAATTCTCTGATGACTCTTGCCAGAGTAGACATGGGTGCTGGTGTGACGGCCCTGCTGCCCTCGTGGGCCCACATCCTGTAGGGACAGCGTTTCTGCCTCTTAGCTCTAGGTTGCAGGAGACCACAGCTGTGCCTCAGAAATGGCGGTGGAGagctgtgtggagggagaggagacccCAAAAACAAGCTGTTTGGGAAATCAGAGTCCAACGGCCAAGAAGAGCTGGCGTGGCGGCTCTCCTTTCTGGCTCTGTGAAGACGAAGCGAGCGCTTACTCACCCCAGCCCACCTGCTTCTCAGGACTGCTTCCATCCGGCCGCCCCGTTGAACTTCCGTCTGTTAGGAGGACGCTCCCACAGGGCCTCGGTGTAATCGAGTTTCATGAATCAGCACAGGCAGACACGGGACACCTTTGTgtaccttttcattttacttctgttttttagtaAAAGCCCTAAATGCTACTTAAGATAATGACTCAAGCAGAGGTTAAATCAGAGTTGccctttatttttagattcttaaATATTCTAGAACTAATGAGGTAAAACAAGCCTTTCAGTCAGTAGAAAGTGAAAATTCTACGTGGTGCATCTTTGGCATTTCGTGTATGACTATTTCAATGGACATCTTCCTGGTCGCTCTTAAGATTGACTTGCCAGTCAGTTGGCAACACTTTAAGAATGGCATAATATTCTTGGaaaagcagtagcatttctgaCTTTTCATATTCAGCTCTAGAGGCCTATTGTCTCAGGGGCTCCTGCACAGTTGGGGGCACCAGGGCCGCTCACCTGATGATCCAGGATGGGTCCTTGGCGATTTTGGGATTCTCGGGTCTGAGTATGGCCAGGCCATGCGTGCTCTTCCCAGTGCCGAGGTACCTGAGAGGAAGGCAGGCGAGGTCAGTGAGGACTGGCTTCTACTTCAGTGCCGTTAAGGTCTCCAATCCCGGACGCTGTCtcccccactccccgctccccactccccactccccactcacctATCGCTCATGGCCAGGAGCTTCTTGTGGCTGATGGTGAAGAGCTGCTCCCTGTGGGCCTGCTTCATCTCATCGGAGAGGCCGTACAAGAAGTGGTCCATTCCTAGAAGACAAACCACAGGCACAGGGGGGCTGCCACCCAGGAGCTCGCACAGTGGGCTATGCCCTCGTGTCCCAGAGGGTACAGGTGCATCTCACTGTTACTTCACATACGTGTTTCAACCACAGGGTCATGTCTAACAGCCCAGAGATCACACCCTGACCTCTAGCTCCCACGAGCCACGCTGACTCTTACCAAGGCCTGCTTCTGCAGCGTGGATGCATTCAGGACCGCGTGAGGCTGATAATGCTGTGAGCAAAAGTGGCTCTACAGTGTAATGTGGCCAGGCCTGGGCCGTGGTCACGTCATCCTTCCACACGAATGAGCCCAGTCACTGCCGTGGGTTGGCCCCACTGGGCCTCAGGTCAGTAAAACTGAAATGACAGGATGCACTCTTCTCGCCCAGATGTCGGGAAGCGTGTTTCCAAGGCCAATATTTAGGGTGTCAGACGTGGAAATCGTATCACAGGCAAGGACAGAGGCGCCAGAAGCTGGTGCTCCTGCCTGTGCATGAGGGAACTCGGAAAACAGCAATGTCATCTGCGAGGCTGTGGACTGAGATTCTCACTGTTACACTCACAATACCTTTGTATGAAGGAGCGACAGGATCATCTACGGTTGAGAAGACAAAGTTTGCCTTCGTCAATGTCTTGCTGTGtgaattttccagattttgcccagtaAACCTTCCCAAAAGATTGGAGTGTCTCTATTGCTTTTGGGTCCCTAGGAAACCCAGAGAAATAAATAGGCAAGCATTTTACCAAAGGACAAGTTTATGACAAACCTGTGACTTAACAGTTCAACATCTTCTATGGGTTAACAGCTCTATTTTACATCTGATCTAGTCCAAACAGCCCCCTGACAAATTGCTCAATTACTCTCAGTGGAAGTTTAAATCCGATCACATAAGACTTTCAACACGTTCTCCCTCTTAGACAGGGTCCGTCTGCATAAAGTCCTCCCCAGATGATTTAAATCCACCTCTCTGTGACATCAGAAGAGGAAAGatgtggagggtgggggcaggtcaAGATTACGAGGAAATTACAGAAGACTCACATggaaaaatcaagcaaacaaaggTTTTCCTTTAATCTCCCTTAAGGACACACCCAGGGCAGTACAGGAATCAGTCTGAGGGGGCTGATCCAGACTTCCCTTTGTGTAAATGGAAagagcccagccctccctccaccctgacTCAGAGCTGCAGAGGGGTTGTGAGCTGCTTCCCCATCCTTGTCTAGAAGAGTGGCTTCCAGCACAGCAAATGGGAGAACTCAGCAGGGTGGCAACGGCTACCGACTTCTCTACCTACGTGCCtgcttacctacctacctacctacctaatcTATCTCTGCATCCACGAGCCAGGCTCTcattcgcccaggctggcgtgtggtggcacaatctgctgactgcagcttcaacctccctaggctcaagggatcctcccgccttagcctcctgtagctaggaccacaggcacttgccgccatgcctggccagctcctTCTTAAAAAGTGTCAGAATACAGGTTCTCTTGGGCAGCAAAGCCATACACAatcaagaatttattattttagaataacggTGTTATGTTTATGAAAGCTAACAGTTGCATCCACATCAGGCACCTCCAAATGAAATGAGCTAAGAATGTTCTCAGGCTGTATCGCAGCCCCTCACCTGGGGCCTGTGTCCCAGGTCCCCCAGAGCAGGGTTGCAACCTCAGACAGCCACTATGGATACTGTGTTTTTCTCCTATGCCTATGAAAAAGTCTATAGATTAGGTGCAGcaagatattaacaaaatacaacaattatactgtaataaaagttatgctaagtaaaacaagCGTTCTGTGAACAGAAGCTCTTGGACACCCACAGCGTATCTGATGACCTAGATGGCTACTGAGTGACCAACAGGCAGGTACCGTAGACAGTGTCAGCTTTCATCCCACTGCTTAGAAGAATggtgtacaatttaaaactttggaaGTGTTTATATCTGGAattctccatttaatattttcagaccaaggGTGACTGGGTAATAAACCATGGAAGGCAAAACCATGGATGGAGGCACTACCGTGTTCTGCCAAAATATGCTGGCTTAAGCCAGGGTTTACTAAAGACAGAATGCTTCCCGTTTACGCTGCTGGCCCCAATCCTTGCACCAGAAAGGACATTGCTGGGTGTGGCTAAGTGCTCGAGAAGTGAAAAGCAGCACATAGAACAACTTTTGTCTAAAGTTCACTGcagtagaagaaaatgacactGATAATCATGAGTAGGAGACTAAAACACCGTGTGCGTCCCAATGTGTGAACTAGAGCAAAGCTCACCTGTAAGAGTAAAGGGTGAaaaccccactgtggctgagttTTGCGCCTCCACTGTAAGCGCCACCTTTTTCTCGAATTTCTGTATGTAGGAATTTAGCAGTCATCAAACATGCAAGGATTTTAAGACtgaaattaatgattaaaaaatgcaagtttaaaaCACCATGGCTGATAAAAAAGCATAGACAATGAAGTAATTATTGgattaagtgaaaatgaaaataaaatcaagttgtaCAATAATGTCACATAAATTACGGTCccatttttttgttcttgttttttaagagatgggatcttgctctgtcgccaggctggagtgcataagggcaatcacagctcactgcagccttgaactcctgtgctcaagggatcctcccaccagtctcctgagtagctgggcctacagatgcgtgccaccacgcctatttttacaatttctgtagaggcagggtctagttccgttgcccaggctggtcttaaacacctggcttcaagtgatcctcctgccttcaaagtgctgggcttacaggcatgagattttctttttaattaacaaaaactaaaaagcacaaGGAAGCACAATTTTCAAGCAGTTGTCTTGGATTACATGGTTGAaagcagtggtggtggggagggaatcTAACACTTCCAGCACCACACTGCTTAACTTGTTCCAATGCATAtgtggcattttttaaatctggtgAAGTAGAAAGAGGTTATTTCTATTGTAAAGGCAAATgtgcaaatgaatatttaaatgtctcacatcaggataccaaaaaaaaaaggaaactgaagtcaaaCTCTTTGAGTTTTATAGGAATCCCTTAAGAAAACACACACTCTCCGATACATCACATTTCCAGGAACGGGCCTGATTTCATCTGCCTTCCACTGCGAATCGTGACATCACATTCTAGATGATTCCAGAACACATCCACCTCCGACAGAAGGCAGGGCAGACAATGATGGTAGCGTCTGCAGCAAAGACACAGGCTCCTTAAAGACGCCCGTGGCGAGATCAGCCCCGGGTCACCACTTCCACAGATGTGCCATTTCCCAAAGCAGATGAAGGGAGTCAAATAGGCCAGGTGGGAAATCAAGGAAGGAGTGGGCGTGTTCCCAGTGGCTGTGCTGGGAGAAGTCATGACCATCTCGTGTGGGCCCTCCAGGAGAAACCCAGTGCCACTTGGGTGGCTGGGGCGTCATCAGTTGGGACCAGCGAGGTCGGAGCCAGACCCTGGGGGACGGAGCCTCTACAAGCACCAGCAGGGATggccttccatccatccatgcatcctcctccttgagaaatttctgttacttgtatattaaaaacacatgctcactgttgaaagattataaaatacaaaaaacaaggaaaaaaagatctAGAATCCCCCTGGCCCAGGGGGAACCTCCACATTTTTAGCGTTTTCTGTCTGCATTTTCCTATTGGATGGTGGAAACAGA is a window encoding:
- the LOC140711324 gene encoding ATP-dependent 6-phosphofructokinase, platelet type-like — protein: MEWITAKLKEAWGRGKKFTTDDSVCVLGISKRNLIFQPVAELKKQTDFEHRIPKEQWWLKLRPLMKILAKYMDNYDVSDSGQLEHVQPSPGASDPVLPACTCNLDSPWTICFCNT